The Eupeodes corollae chromosome X, idEupCoro1.1, whole genome shotgun sequence DNA window aaatcataaatattaaatatttatctacCATACCTGCTCATCATCTTTGACTGTATTAAATCCTATGCCCTGGTCTGATTCCGATGTAACAGAAGCTGACGATGATGGAAGATCATCTTCTTGTGCCAATAGGTTTGGAGATGATTTCAAATCTTTAACTCGAATCAAATAATCTTCGACTTCTTGTTCGCTTACTTGTGATGGTTCCCATATTAGCTTATCTTCATTTTCATATGGCAAAACATCGCCGTATTTAGAAAGGCCAATAGGTATTATTGCTTGATAGGCAGCTCCCACCATAATTGCTTTTTTAACATAATCATCATCGTCTTCTTCGGAACaatctaaaaatttaatatttgcaaATACTTTATAACATTTAACTTTTTAGGCCTTATTAAGCCCAGCGAAGAGATTTTATTactacaaataacaaataaaacagtGTCCTTAGTTTCCTTTCTaaccaaataaaaagaattcaagTGGTGGAAATACGTTTTTATTTGGCATTTGTTGCACAAATCTTTTGTGGAAATATAAGATTCATTATGCATAGTATACTGAAACCAACTTACCATCATCCATTTTTTCTTGAATGTTTGCATATTTGTCGGGATATAATAAAGCCAAAGCGGTAAGTTTGCTGTGTTCAGGTGGACGATCTTCGGCATTATTGTCATAATCACTGCAGTCATTAAACTCTGCTTCctcctcatcatcatcgtcatcttcCTCATCGACGTTAACTTCCTCTATTTCATTTGCTTGTAAGCTACTCCCATCCTCTGCAGCATCAATATcagtttgttctgtttttaaaatctcaACTTCATCTTCACTTTcttcaattacaattatttcGTCTATTTTTGGTAAAGCTGttgaatttgtatttacatTTGATGTTGATCGATGACTTTTAGATGAACACGCTTCTGTCTCTGGTCCAGATGCAGCAGACTTCAATTGCTTTGATGAACGTGATAACTTGTCTTTCTTAGATGATTTCTTACGTTTATGTCGTCTCTGTTGATAGTCTTGTTCCACGTGTTGTCTATAATGGGCCAGTAGTTTTTCTAAtggtatttcactttcttttTGCAACGTTTCGATTTCATCAGCTGGATCTTGTGCTTCCAATTCGGCTAGTGCTTCTTCTTCAGTAAGAGTTTGTTCATCATCGAAATCATTAACCATCATATCAATTGATGGCTCAAACGTTGTATCACCAGTCGTTTGCGACGTTGACGATGATGCTGGCGAGGATGGCTGCTGCTGACAATCTTGTAGATACGAATCCAATAAGCTAGACTGTGAGGCTACAATTGTTGGTTGCTTACCACCTCCCATCGtactttgtttttcgtttttattagtgtccattttttttatttttaaatatgttagatttatagatttaaaataaagtaacgagcaggaaaacaaaatatttacgatGACAATTTGATAAGATCACCTTTTAAATCAAATCCaatgatattttataaaaaaataatacttatttcttcagttttaaggTAATTCAGTTCAAGGTTATTCAGCGTACAAAACGTGtcttacaaataaattataaatatatccATCCAATTAACATTTATCTATGTATGTTAAGTTATACTTCATATCACATAAAGTTAC harbors:
- the LOC129953199 gene encoding mesoderm induction early response protein 1; amino-acid sequence: MDTNKNEKQSTMGGGKQPTIVASQSSLLDSYLQDCQQQPSSPASSSTSQTTGDTTFEPSIDMMVNDFDDEQTLTEEEALAELEAQDPADEIETLQKESEIPLEKLLAHYRQHVEQDYQQRRHKRKKSSKKDKLSRSSKQLKSAASGPETEACSSKSHRSTSNVNTNSTALPKIDEIIVIEESEDEVEILKTEQTDIDAAEDGSSLQANEIEEVNVDEEDDDDDEEEAEFNDCSDYDNNAEDRPPEHSKLTALALLYPDKYANIQEKMDDDCSEEDDDDYVKKAIMVGAAYQAIIPIGLSKYGDVLPYENEDKLIWEPSQVSEQEVEDYLIRVKDLKSSPNLLAQEDDLPSSSASVTSESDQGIGFNTVKDDEQALHLLVQCGYNFKEALRRKRLNAVPLTGSMSLWSEEECRNFEEGIQKFGKDFRKIRQTQVRTRSIRELVQFYYLWKKTERRDQDFVDSDTIDYMDVYLDYDERDTVSNGGSKHSSCLLPSDTYLTNQDPPSKRHHHHNFSIMNEANRSFSGNQNIHSYSKKCSNKRSHRRRSCLLSGSKSKNHHQNSYSSSIFKNKSNSDTPPSGKNCRNNSLNSSPSVVQSGACSSLTINNSLGNHLNKK